The Rhinopithecus roxellana isolate Shanxi Qingling chromosome 9, ASM756505v1, whole genome shotgun sequence genome contains a region encoding:
- the GDAP1 gene encoding ganglioside-induced differentiation-associated protein 1 isoform X1 yields MAGRQEEQRGSPPLRAEGKADAEVKLILYHWTHSFSSQKVRLVIAEKALKCEEHDVSLPLSEHNEPWFMRLNSTGEVPVLIHGENIICEATQIIDYLEQTFLDERTPRLMPDKGSMYYPRVQHYRELLDSLPMDAYTHGCILHPELTVDSMIPAYATTRIRSQIGNTESELKKLAEENPDLQEAYIAKQKRLKSKLLDHDNVKYLKKILDELEKVLDQVETELQRRNEETPEEGQQPWLCGESFTLADVSLAVTLHRLKFLGFARRNWGNGKRPNLETYYERVLKRKTFNKVLGHVNNILISAVLPTAFRVAKKRAPKVLGTTLVVGLLAGVGYFAFMLFRKRLGSMILAFRPRPNYF; encoded by the exons ATGGCTGGGAGGCAGGAAGAGCAGAGAGGGAGCCCGCCCTTGAGGGCGGAAGGCAAGGCCGACGCGGAGGTTAAGCTCATTCTGTACCACTGGACGCATTCCTTCAGCTCTCAAAAG GTGCGCTTGGTAATTGCTGAAAAGGCATTGAAGTGCGAGGAACATGATGTAAGTCTGCCCTTGAGTGAGCACAATGAGCCTTGGTTTATGCGTTTGAACTCAACTGGAGAAGTGCCTGTCCTTATCCACGGGGAAAACATAATTTGTGAGGCCACTCAGATCATTGATTATCTTGAACAGACTTTCCTGGATG aaaGAACACCCAGATTAATGCCTGATAAAGGAAGCATGTATTACCCACGGGTACAACATTACCGAGAGCTGCTTGACTCCTTGCCAATGGATGCCTATACACATGGCTGCATTTTACATCCTGAGTTAACTGTGGACTCCATGATCCCGGCTTATGCAACTACAAGGATTCGTa GCCAAATTGGAAACACGGAGTCTGAGCTGAAGAAACTTGCTGAAGAAAACCCAGATTTACAAGAAGCATACATTGCAAAACAGAAACGACTTAAA TCAAAGCTGCTCGATCATGACAATGTcaagtatttgaagaaaattcTTGATGAGTTGGAGAAAGTCTTGGATCAGGTTGAAACTGAATtgcaaagaagaaatgaagaaacccCAG AAGAGGGCCAGCAACCTTGGCTCTGCGGTGAATCCTTCACCCTGGCAGACGTCTCACTTGCTGTCACATTGCATCGACTGAAGTTCCTGGGGTTTGCAAGGAGAAACTGGGGAAACGGAAAGCGACCAAACTTGGAAACCTATTACGAGCGTGTCttgaagagaaaaacatttaacaaGGTTTTAGGACATGTCAACAATATATTAATCTCTGCAGTGCTGCCAACAGCATTCCGGGTGGCCAAGAAAAGGGCCCCAAAAGTTCTTGGCACAACCCTTGTGGTTGGTTTGCTTGCAGGAGTGGGATATTTTGCTTTTATGCTTTTCAGAAAGAGGCTTGGCAGCATGATATTAGCGTTTAGACCCAGACCAAATTATTTCTAG
- the GDAP1 gene encoding ganglioside-induced differentiation-associated protein 1 isoform X2 produces the protein MPDKGSMYYPRVQHYRELLDSLPMDAYTHGCILHPELTVDSMIPAYATTRIRSQIGNTESELKKLAEENPDLQEAYIAKQKRLKSKLLDHDNVKYLKKILDELEKVLDQVETELQRRNEETPEEGQQPWLCGESFTLADVSLAVTLHRLKFLGFARRNWGNGKRPNLETYYERVLKRKTFNKVLGHVNNILISAVLPTAFRVAKKRAPKVLGTTLVVGLLAGVGYFAFMLFRKRLGSMILAFRPRPNYF, from the exons ATGCCTGATAAAGGAAGCATGTATTACCCACGGGTACAACATTACCGAGAGCTGCTTGACTCCTTGCCAATGGATGCCTATACACATGGCTGCATTTTACATCCTGAGTTAACTGTGGACTCCATGATCCCGGCTTATGCAACTACAAGGATTCGTa GCCAAATTGGAAACACGGAGTCTGAGCTGAAGAAACTTGCTGAAGAAAACCCAGATTTACAAGAAGCATACATTGCAAAACAGAAACGACTTAAA TCAAAGCTGCTCGATCATGACAATGTcaagtatttgaagaaaattcTTGATGAGTTGGAGAAAGTCTTGGATCAGGTTGAAACTGAATtgcaaagaagaaatgaagaaacccCAG AAGAGGGCCAGCAACCTTGGCTCTGCGGTGAATCCTTCACCCTGGCAGACGTCTCACTTGCTGTCACATTGCATCGACTGAAGTTCCTGGGGTTTGCAAGGAGAAACTGGGGAAACGGAAAGCGACCAAACTTGGAAACCTATTACGAGCGTGTCttgaagagaaaaacatttaacaaGGTTTTAGGACATGTCAACAATATATTAATCTCTGCAGTGCTGCCAACAGCATTCCGGGTGGCCAAGAAAAGGGCCCCAAAAGTTCTTGGCACAACCCTTGTGGTTGGTTTGCTTGCAGGAGTGGGATATTTTGCTTTTATGCTTTTCAGAAAGAGGCTTGGCAGCATGATATTAGCGTTTAGACCCAGACCAAATTATTTCTAG